Part of the Gemmatimonadota bacterium genome, TTCAGCTCCCACGTCGGCGGGGCGTCGCCGCCGCCCCACCCCAGGACGAAGAGGTGGTCGGTGGCGGGGTCGTACTCCTCGCCCGGCTCGAGCACCAGGATGGCGCCGTACATGCCCCGACTGAGCTGGCGGATGTCGCGCAGGTGGCTGTGGTAGATGAACGTCCCGGGGCGCTTGAGCGTCAGGTGCGCCTCGAAGGTGTCGCCCGGCTCCACCGGGTGCGCGATCCGCCCCGCAGTGCCGCTCCAATCGGGCACGCCGTCGGAGTAGCTCTCGAGTTCCAGGCCGTGCCAGTGGATACTCGTCGACTCGTCCAGGTGATTGATGACCTGGACCGCGGTCGCCTCCCCGCGCGTCAGTATCAAGGGCGGACCCGGGATCGTGGCCGACTCCATCGGCTCCACGCGATCGCCCGCCAGACGGAACGCGAGCCCGTCCATCTCCTCCCACTGATCCTCGATCGTCTCCGCGTGGAGCTGTAGCGTGCGCTCCGTGCTCCAGCGATAGGCGTCCGGATCATCCGGATCGGGGCGCACCTCGATGCCCAGCGCCAGCCCGGCCATGTGGGGAGCGTGCTCTCCGTCCGCCACCGGGGTGAGGCGCAGCGCGCCGTTCACGTGGTAGCTCAGGTGGCAGTGGAAGATCCAGTTGCCGGGATGATCCGGGGGCGACCAGGTCACGTACATGGACTCGCCCGGCTCGAGCTGCTCGGTCACCGCCTGACGGCGCATCGCGGGGTCGAATGTCTCGCTCGCCACGAAGTCGCCCTTGCCGTCGACGCGGAAGAAGTAGCCGTGCAGGTGCATGGGGTGCCCGCGCTCCGAGGCGTTGATCCAGCGCCAGCGGATGGTGTCGCCTACGGTGTAGACCAGACGCTCCGTGTGCGGCCATGATTTGCCGTTGATCACCAGGGTCTGGCGCCGATCCGCGTCGGGGTCGGTCCGGTTCGGCGCCTCCTCCCACACGCCGATCACGAACACCTGGTCGGGGGGAGTCGGGCCCGGCTCGTCGATCACCAACGCGCCCAGCATCATGTTGTCATGGCCCCGATCGCCACCCACTTCGGCGATGATGTTGGTCGATGCCCAGTAGGAGAAGGAGCCCGGAGCGTCGGCCCGGAAGCGCACCTCGCTGGTCTTCCCGGGCCTGATGAGCACGGGCGGGGGCGCCTCGGAGAGCGGCTCCACGGATCGGTCAAAGAGCCCGTGCACGAACACCGCGACGCCCACGTTGTTGCGAATCCTGGCGCGCACCTCGGTGCCCGCCGGGACTCGCAGGAGGGGCCCGGGGACGCTGAGCCCCCTGCCGCGCTCGCCGAACGCCATGACCGTCAGCGCGATCCCGTCTTCCGCCTCGGGCTTCCAGTTCCCCTTGCCGATCACCAGATCGACGTCGAGCACGCCGTCGGCCACGACTCCCGCGGCCACCTCGTTGCCGTGGGTACGCACGGGCCTCGGCGCCCGCTGCGCGGCGATGGGCTCACCGAAAGCCAAGAGCAGCACGAACGCCAGTCGCAAAGCGCGCATTATCGATCCCTCGTCGGGGTTGGATTGTGTTGGCCGTTCAGTCGATCCGCGTCCGAGCGGATGGAGGCGGGGTCGGCGTCCCCCTACGCCGTGGGTCCTCCCGGACACAACGTTGGGCCCGCGCCTCGGGCGCGCAACAAGGCGAGAGTCCTTCCCCCCGCGCCGGAGGTCGGCGGGCGCGGGGGGATGCCCGGATGGCCGAAAAGCAGCGCGGCGGCTAGGAGGCGGCGCTCAGCTCGATTGACTCGATCTCGACCGGCTCGGACGGCTTGTCGGACCGGTCGGTAGCCACCCCTCCGATCGCCTCGATGACGTCCATGCCTTCGACGACTCTGCCGAACACCGCGTGTTTGCCGTCCAGCCAGTTGGTCGCGGCGAGGGTGATGAAGAACTGCGAGCCGCCGCTGTTCGGCCCCGCGTTGGCCATCGACAGGATTCCCGCGCCGTCGTGACGCAGCTCAGGGTGGAACTCGTCGGGGATGGTGTAGCCCGGGCCTCCCCGTCCGGTGCCGGTGGGGTCTCCTCCCTGAAGCATGAATCCCGCGATGATCCGGTGGAAGATCACCCCGTCGTAGAAGCCCTTTTCGATCAGGTCGATGAAGTTGCCCGTCGTCTTCGGAGCGCGGGCCTCGAACAGCTCGACGCTGAAGGAGCCGTGATTGGTGTTGAACGTGGCGGTGCGGTTTGCCAAGAAGATCTCCCGATTCATTTCGTCGCCATGATGGAAGCGGACCGGCGCCGAAGCGCCGGTCCGGGTGATCCAACCTAGCCAGTTGTCGCCCCGGCCGCTGCGAGGTCACCTCCCCACAGCAGCCGACGCGGTTTCCTTCAAGGGTTCTCGTCAGGCGGCACGAGGATATCGAACGGCTCGGACGAGGTGTCGGGAATCGGCACGCCCTCCTTCAGCGTCAAAGTATTGTTGCACACCACATCGGCGTCCAGGATCAGGATGTCGACCTCGGGCAGCGTCGATGAGGAGAGGCCCAGCAGAGTACGCACGTCCAGCACCAGGAACGCCACGGTGCCGAGGTTGGCGCCCTGCAGGTTGCCCTGAATCGGCCCGTAGTTGATGCTGATGTCGCTGTCATAGACGACCGCGCAGAGCGTCATCCCGATGAGCATGTAGAGCCCGTCCGCA contains:
- a CDS encoding multicopper oxidase domain-containing protein, giving the protein MRALRLAFVLLLAFGEPIAAQRAPRPVRTHGNEVAAGVVADGVLDVDLVIGKGNWKPEAEDGIALTVMAFGERGRGLSVPGPLLRVPAGTEVRARIRNNVGVAVFVHGLFDRSVEPLSEAPPPVLIRPGKTSEVRFRADAPGSFSYWASTNIIAEVGGDRGHDNMMLGALVIDEPGPTPPDQVFVIGVWEEAPNRTDPDADRRQTLVINGKSWPHTERLVYTVGDTIRWRWINASERGHPMHLHGYFFRVDGKGDFVASETFDPAMRRQAVTEQLEPGESMYVTWSPPDHPGNWIFHCHLSYHVNGALRLTPVADGEHAPHMAGLALGIEVRPDPDDPDAYRWSTERTLQLHAETIEDQWEEMDGLAFRLAGDRVEPMESATIPGPPLILTRGEATAVQVINHLDESTSIHWHGLELESYSDGVPDWSGTAGRIAHPVEPGDTFEAHLTLKRPGTFIYHSHLRDIRQLSRGMYGAILVLEPGEEYDPATDHLFVLGWGGGDAPPTWELNGSSDPEGREIAVGVSQRLRFVNIAPAAPRELRLRDPDGQLMQWRRVAEDGAAVGAARAHPVPAVGEVDVGETLDVSFTPDRPGTYVLEVPRWPGQPPFRVALTAR